The DNA sequence taacagaaacctccatttctaccgaggttaatatattcagctatggtggtttttatttcctagtgctcattatatttttcacttttattttatgttgttcatataGGTTTCTGCAGATAAGAAGTCTGATACAGGGAAGgagaattttccaaatgaagaaaatcatgaaagtacatagaaagtttatcattcatatggagtttccttttcatgattccctGAAAAATGGTACctagaaagtttatcattcatatggagtttccttttcatgattcttttcatgtaaactagatagtattttttgcttatttacAGCGACTTGCTTTCTGCagggttcatatatttgttcaaccaaCAGTTAATCGTGTTGTCAGTAGGTGATCCTTGACTACCATGGCTGATGTTTAATTGCTGTGACAATTTCAAGCCTTTCCATTTCTGATTTCATCTGTTTTATAGACATTTTAGATACTTTGTTGCTTCCAtgatttctgaaatttcctTAGAATTTCTTATATGAAGTCAGTGAATGGAAATAAGATCTTTAGATGGAagacttaattattttgattatccaaTTCAATCTTCAGGACAACATATCCACTTGCATACTGACTACTTACAAGACAGTTTGATAATGACTCGCTTTgtgatatttttcttcctttgttgatGTCTAGACCAATAATTCTACTCTTCACAGTTTGCATACAACATTTTATCGCATATGAGGACAGCTAAGGTCTTCAGttctcattatatttatttaaaatttttttgagggaatcccttattttattaaatcagagATGTTTTTTtgtcaagtattaaaaaaagttagtcatttttttaggttgagatttaaaacaaaatgcttttgtaattttccttaattatttacaataatttttttttaaaaatatttcgaATCCAAGACCGTTTGTATGAatccaataaaacaaataaataagtgtATATATAAGTAGTCTTTCAACTATATTGTGAATTTGTGACTCCTATTTTGGTTTTAACAATCATATCCTCCAACTCATCCAAACACTCCACCACCATTAGTCCTTTTTTAATCTTTggttaaaaaaactttaatagatTCAAAACATTTATGTCATGAGACACCAAAATATTAGagtccttttttaattttttgttaaaaaacttTAATAGATTCAACACATTTATGTGATGAGACACCGAATATTAGCtaatttgtggaatttattattattattattattattatttggggaatttggcccaatgcccctATAGGGATGAGCTTCACGATTTCTACCCCTTCATTTGCTATCTTTTGTTTTctaccctttcaatttttaataatcccaaaatacccttatatccaaattaaatatttttacttttttttattttatgttatttctttcttttctttcacccaactgttctcttctccttcatcacgcTTCCCTAAACCtggctcatctcttctcattcatccatcaagctttcttcacctagttgCTGTTTTCCCAAACAGCCCCGTTTCGTCTCTCCGGTcaccaaaattccatacaaagaaagaaattgatggtttgGAATTCGAAATTAGGGTATTGTGAAGAAGGAGGATGTGGATTTGTATACGAAGCTCAAGGGTGGTACTGCATGGCGGAAGCAGATGCGTAAGCTTGCTGTTTCACTTGGCCTCTCTGATAAAATGCCTGgtctgtttgcttcatttttcctttgacttttcgatttgagtggtttcaagggtttatttaaaacatttgtggggtgtattttttttttttttctaattgcttttgggataagttggaatcgaaattagggttatgtttttttgtttttactatttctgtaatttttttccttttgcttttataatttttgttttaggtagtgTTCGGTGTGCGATTTGACGGTCTGATAATGGAAATCGGCAAGGATTTGAGAATGGAGGACGGGGATTTTGTGGTGGAGACTTGCATTACGCATACTCTACCCCCGGCATTGACGCTTGAGAAGGCATTAGAGAGTATCAAAGATGCTGTGGGGAAGTTGAAGCTAAATCCTCCTTCTACCTCAAATGGGTTCTTTCGGTTTCAGGTACTGGAAAATTCCGTATGTTATTTTCATTTCACATACTATGTCGTTTCACTTTGCTGTTTTGATACTATgtcgttttgtttggttttcatttcatatgtgattCTGTGAGGATTTCTAAAGGTCGTTGTGCCTTCCAGTGCGAAAGCTTTGGATTGGTTTGCCTGTCAGTCAGAGTCTTGCGAAgtttttcctctgtttttatgtCGAAGGAAACATAAAATCGTGATTGTATGTGAATGAAACCGttggagtttttggaattgGGTCTGCTGTTCACTTTACACGGAGTTATTCTTCTATCTCAGGAGAGAAGACAACGAGCAAAAGGTTTAGATTCTCGTATCTCTTATTTCTCACTCATCAAAAGCGTCTCCTATGATGATTTAGGGGttgcatttggtttttattgtttgttgtctgttgttcattatatatatatatatatatgcaaaaataattttaactttattaggacaagagtttccttttttcctattgAGCTTGATGGCTGAACTGGTTAAAGTTGGGGGTCTGTAATACGGTTCCCCAACTCCATAAAGGAAAAGGTTTCCTTTGAATAGTTAGTCTGAAAGATGGATGTTTCAAACTTCTATTTGGAGGGTCATGGACAATTTTGGAGCTATTGAGACTTACGGCTTACCCTATTCCATTGACATCAAGGTGCAGGAGGTtatgtaatcatttttttaagtggctTTAGGCTAACGAGCGGAATATGTGTTGAATAACAACTCAAGATTTGttagttatttttttgaaaggtctatttggaaaatgacaaggcaggaatgaaattgaatattaacgtgaactcttcattggcaattatgtaaggaatgtttcaacatatatgctaaaggctctaaaacattttatgaaatttagaatacttttgtccatttattggaaatttgtggttggtatgaaaaattgattaagtaatgatggttagttgcttatggttatgcatctaattatgatgcaaaatctATTGCCTTAAAAGGTTCCTGCGTGTTTGGTAATTTGCATTTggtattgcaaatatgatgtatactgtagtggcaatttttttatctgcatttaggtgtacgttgttttgcatggatacttgggtcttttagatttgtatgaatcttttccttgacagctctaaaaatggtagctagatgctattaaatttaagtaatgttTGTGGTTTCTCCATAGATAGAACAAATGAGCTCTTGCAAAACAAGGGTAAAACTTCGACTGTTCATTAGTCACGGTTTTGCATGTgatagttatttaatttattgctttacgTAGTTacatgtgatacttatttaatgtatgtctttgctgtacttagttgcctggtgccattgcttatatttttattaccgTAGTTGTGTTGTGCaatggtatgctttttcttattcttctactgtttgttatttatttatttttattaatttttgtttattggcattccaaagcattgttgaatgttgatcatgttgatgttttgtttgatttgttgcatctGTGATTTGTAGTTTGTTCTCTGCTACATGTTTTGTATTTGTTAGATTActggtggatgaatttgatgctgcactttggaaggttggcagagattgaacctttatacttctttatggatactctaggtatttaattattttctttgaaacttgtatgctaaatattgtaactaactgcagatatttagtttgatttcatccaggtatcaaattggtctccgttttagtggaggtgccccatatgcttttaatgttgtcactaaagtttggcattataccaattgtggtgccagttggtgttcgagattttgacattgatggggaacattgggtcaatttgggattgataccaacacaggcttttgtaggagctgtaatattctctagtttttattcataaaacgcttgtacaatttcctcttgctaattcagattttgtttttagtttttgtacatgattctcgtgtcaatatgatgtgtaaggcGCATGGACTATAACCATTGGTGTATTGTTGGACTTCTAGATACttggaatcaaatttttatgcatttctCATAATTGTTATGCTTGTTCTagtatttt is a window from the Ziziphus jujuba cultivar Dongzao chromosome 11, ASM3175591v1 genome containing:
- the LOC132799844 gene encoding protein PHYLLO, chloroplastic-like; its protein translation is MRKLAVSLGLSDKMPVFGVRFDGLIMEIGKDLRMEDGDFVVETCITHTLPPALTLEKALESIKDAVGKLKLNPPSTSNGFFRFQVLENSVCYFHFTYYVVSLCCFDTMSFCLVFISYVIL